The following are encoded in a window of Thermonema lapsum genomic DNA:
- a CDS encoding PorV/PorQ family protein codes for MKYCFFWIVFVACILSDALHCTAQVYGKQSFQVLNLAPHPRGAALGEAQAVFDSTDLFAWMTAPAALSINDTHRAAVSFQSLREGMSYSNATMVFPFLNRQMPLGIGIRYLNYGKMQETDPTGQVLGTFRAADYAIEAGWGHRLGNYHVGGAIKWVSSNIAEYSAHGFALDLNAVFVHPTADFRFGILLKNMGFATASLPQSTPILPFDARINSVFKPVHMPLRFYLTLSRLHDWRQTRNNPSAAEWLTHTGIGADILLHRAFQVQVGFDGQRNQSLRYRDFSHRAGWSLGFRLLLKRLQLSYALSGYQANYPRHFWGLQVHW; via the coding sequence ATGAAATACTGCTTTTTTTGGATTGTTTTTGTGGCATGTATCTTGTCGGACGCCCTTCACTGCACAGCACAAGTGTATGGAAAACAGTCGTTTCAAGTCTTGAACCTTGCCCCGCATCCACGAGGGGCAGCCTTGGGCGAAGCTCAAGCCGTTTTTGACAGCACCGACCTCTTTGCTTGGATGACTGCCCCTGCAGCACTAAGCATAAATGACACACACAGGGCTGCCGTCAGCTTTCAAAGCCTGCGTGAAGGCATGAGTTATAGCAATGCGACGATGGTATTTCCTTTCTTGAATAGACAAATGCCACTGGGCATAGGCATCCGCTATTTAAACTATGGCAAAATGCAAGAAACAGACCCTACAGGGCAAGTACTGGGTACCTTTCGTGCTGCCGACTATGCCATAGAAGCCGGCTGGGGACACCGCTTGGGCAATTACCATGTGGGTGGAGCCATCAAGTGGGTAAGCAGTAACATCGCCGAATACAGTGCCCATGGCTTTGCCTTAGACCTCAATGCTGTTTTTGTTCACCCCACTGCAGATTTCCGCTTCGGCATATTGTTGAAAAACATGGGGTTTGCCACGGCATCACTACCTCAAAGCACGCCAATACTACCTTTCGATGCACGCATAAACAGCGTTTTTAAACCTGTACACATGCCCCTTCGCTTTTATCTTACCTTATCGCGCCTTCATGACTGGCGACAAACTCGGAACAACCCAAGTGCAGCGGAGTGGCTTACTCACACAGGAATAGGTGCAGATATTTTGCTACACAGAGCCTTTCAAGTGCAAGTAGGCTTCGACGGGCAACGCAACCAATCATTGCGTTACCGTGATTTCTCGCATCGTGCTGGCTGGTCTTTGGGATTTCGCCTTTTGTTAAAAAGACTACAGCTGTCATATGCCCTGAGTGGCTACCAAGCAAACTATCCACGTCATTTTTGGGGCTTGCAAGTTCATTGGTGA
- the ald gene encoding alanine dehydrogenase, which yields MIVGVPKEIKNNENRVAVTPAGVTEFVKRGHTVYVQKSAGEGSGFADESYEKAGAILLDSIEEVYAKAEMIVKVKEPIEPEYKLIREGQLVFTYFHFASSEALTQAMIEQKGVCLAYETVEKADGSLPLLIPMSEVAGRMAVQEGAKYLEKPVGGRGILLGGVPGVMPANVLIIGGGVVGTQAAKMAAGLGANVTIMDVNLSRLRYLADIMPANVRTMMSNEYNIREAVKTADLVIGAVLIPGAKAPKLITRDMLKTMRPGAVVVDVAVDQGGCIETCTPTTHENPTFVIDGVLHYCVANMPGAVPYTSTLALTNATLPYALRLADLGWREACLRSNELKLGLNVVHGKVVYKAVAEAFNLPYVPVEEVL from the coding sequence ATGATAGTTGGTGTACCTAAGGAAATCAAGAATAATGAAAATCGCGTGGCGGTAACCCCTGCCGGAGTTACTGAGTTTGTAAAACGTGGGCACACGGTGTATGTGCAAAAAAGTGCTGGCGAGGGCAGTGGCTTTGCCGATGAATCCTATGAGAAAGCAGGGGCTATCCTGCTTGACTCTATTGAAGAGGTGTATGCCAAAGCAGAGATGATAGTGAAAGTAAAAGAACCCATCGAGCCAGAATATAAGCTGATTCGAGAGGGGCAACTTGTTTTCACTTATTTTCACTTTGCTTCTTCCGAAGCACTGACCCAAGCCATGATTGAGCAAAAAGGCGTATGCCTTGCTTACGAGACCGTGGAAAAAGCAGACGGCAGCTTGCCTTTACTCATCCCGATGTCGGAAGTAGCCGGACGTATGGCAGTGCAAGAAGGTGCCAAGTATCTTGAAAAGCCCGTAGGTGGCAGAGGTATTTTGCTGGGAGGGGTGCCCGGTGTAATGCCCGCCAATGTGTTGATTATCGGCGGTGGGGTGGTAGGTACGCAGGCAGCCAAAATGGCGGCAGGCTTGGGGGCTAATGTAACCATTATGGACGTAAATCTGAGTCGCCTGCGTTATTTGGCTGATATCATGCCTGCCAACGTGCGCACCATGATGTCGAACGAATACAATATCCGTGAAGCCGTGAAAACGGCAGATTTGGTCATTGGGGCTGTTCTGATTCCCGGTGCCAAAGCGCCCAAACTGATTACCCGTGATATGCTCAAAACCATGCGCCCCGGTGCAGTAGTGGTAGATGTTGCCGTAGACCAAGGCGGATGCATTGAGACCTGCACACCCACTACGCACGAAAACCCCACTTTTGTGATTGATGGCGTGCTGCATTACTGCGTAGCCAACATGCCGGGGGCTGTGCCTTATACCTCTACTTTGGCGCTCACTAATGCTACTTTACCCTATGCTTTGCGTTTGGCAGATTTGGGATGGCGCGAAGCTTGCTTGCGAAGCAACGAGCTGAAGCTTGGTTTGAACGTAGTGCATGGTAAAGTTGTGTACAAAGCGGTGGCAGAAGCTTTCAACTTGCCTTATGTGCCTGTAGAAGAGGTACTTTAA
- a CDS encoding PspC domain-containing protein encodes MERLRDFIECRFFGVCTLLAEHIGVSISSVRLFFIYSTFLTFGSPIFIYLSIAFITRIRQFLRWRRALLFREG; translated from the coding sequence ATGGAAAGGTTACGGGATTTTATAGAGTGTCGTTTTTTTGGGGTATGCACACTGCTTGCTGAGCATATAGGCGTATCGATTTCAAGTGTACGCCTCTTCTTTATTTATTCAACCTTTTTAACCTTCGGTTCTCCCATTTTCATTTACCTTTCCATTGCTTTCATCACACGCATACGTCAATTTTTACGCTGGCGCCGAGCATTGCTCTTCCGAGAGGGATAG
- a CDS encoding tetratricopeptide repeat protein, translating into MKHYSNALIALAIAGSVGLAGCNSLSQMTKMAKQQDLKVDPNPLELHGGVVSFKMSAKLPVKMLKKNTEYELKVFFVNDGAKEGQETFKKEVGAITFVSNDYLPQSNKEEPRIEKAMSFDYEEQFERGELAVKGFARSTKKSKEKSTVQMPIAKGVITTSTLIKDILDEPYGLGNEGEGTFAVLDHGYGKEEVKQVYVDFNFEQGSAKLRSAEVRDKGAAIDAFVASKMLVGKDGKSTVNIKGSHSPEGRETINRNLADQRAAVMKQYYLDQMKKYNYAKEELAKVNFDITTQTLDETLPEFFSLLDANTTLTAEQKKEIKNIMQGKEGFVEREKSLQSKPYYKVLMDEVYPKLRYARTDVLQGPKQKTDAEIASLARQIAKGEKSTQELTEAELLYAASMTPDMEEKVAIYGAAIKKNDSYVAHNNLAAVQLEMALKETDKAKREKLVSDAITHLEIAKNRKETAEVNYNLGLAYAMKGDKGKGEQAINRAIEIGSDNPATLRKLNGAKGIMLMKQAKSYDDKKYVEAEQAFAAAGNGHKVLFNKALAQLLHRDYDKAMVSFDAAINSAPNDGLSYYGKAITAARKGNAAEMLKALKKAIELNGDLRARAAKDLEFINYFNSTEFQDAIR; encoded by the coding sequence ATGAAACATTATAGCAACGCTCTTATTGCCCTTGCCATTGCTGGGTCGGTGGGCTTAGCTGGCTGCAACAGCTTAAGTCAAATGACCAAAATGGCAAAACAACAGGACCTGAAAGTTGACCCCAATCCACTGGAACTGCATGGCGGTGTGGTAAGCTTCAAAATGTCTGCCAAGCTCCCCGTGAAAATGCTGAAAAAGAATACCGAATATGAATTGAAGGTGTTCTTTGTGAACGATGGAGCAAAAGAAGGACAAGAGACCTTCAAAAAAGAGGTGGGGGCTATCACCTTTGTCTCGAACGACTACTTGCCGCAAAGCAACAAAGAAGAGCCTCGCATTGAAAAAGCCATGAGCTTCGACTACGAGGAACAGTTCGAGCGTGGTGAACTCGCAGTAAAAGGCTTTGCTCGTAGTACCAAAAAAAGCAAAGAAAAATCTACTGTCCAGATGCCGATTGCCAAAGGTGTGATTACTACTTCCACCTTGATAAAGGACATCTTGGATGAGCCTTATGGCTTGGGTAACGAAGGAGAGGGTACTTTTGCTGTGCTGGACCATGGCTATGGCAAAGAAGAAGTAAAACAAGTCTATGTGGACTTCAACTTCGAGCAAGGAAGCGCTAAACTGCGAAGCGCCGAAGTACGTGATAAAGGAGCTGCCATCGATGCTTTCGTGGCTTCTAAAATGCTCGTAGGAAAAGATGGGAAGTCAACAGTAAACATCAAAGGTTCTCACTCGCCCGAAGGTCGTGAAACCATCAACCGCAACTTGGCTGACCAGCGTGCTGCAGTGATGAAGCAATACTACCTTGACCAAATGAAGAAGTACAATTATGCCAAGGAAGAACTCGCGAAGGTAAACTTCGACATCACGACTCAAACGCTGGATGAAACCCTGCCCGAATTTTTCAGCTTGTTAGATGCCAATACTACCTTGACTGCTGAGCAAAAGAAAGAAATCAAAAACATCATGCAAGGCAAAGAGGGCTTTGTAGAGCGCGAAAAATCTCTGCAAAGCAAACCTTATTACAAGGTGCTGATGGACGAGGTGTATCCCAAGTTGCGTTATGCTCGTACCGACGTACTGCAAGGTCCCAAACAAAAAACCGATGCTGAAATCGCTTCTTTGGCTCGCCAAATTGCCAAAGGCGAAAAATCAACTCAAGAGCTTACCGAAGCAGAATTGCTGTATGCTGCTTCTATGACGCCTGATATGGAGGAAAAAGTGGCTATCTATGGAGCCGCCATCAAGAAGAACGACAGCTATGTAGCACATAACAACTTGGCTGCTGTACAACTTGAAATGGCATTGAAAGAAACCGATAAAGCTAAGCGCGAAAAACTCGTTTCAGATGCCATTACCCATTTGGAAATTGCCAAAAACAGAAAAGAAACTGCCGAAGTAAACTACAATCTTGGCTTGGCATATGCCATGAAAGGCGACAAAGGCAAAGGAGAGCAAGCCATCAACCGTGCCATTGAAATAGGTAGCGACAACCCCGCTACTCTGCGCAAACTGAACGGTGCTAAAGGTATCATGTTGATGAAGCAAGCCAAGTCTTACGACGACAAAAAATATGTGGAAGCTGAGCAAGCATTTGCTGCTGCCGGCAATGGTCACAAAGTGCTCTTCAACAAAGCTTTGGCTCAGTTGCTGCACAGAGACTATGACAAAGCTATGGTAAGCTTCGATGCTGCCATCAACTCGGCACCGAACGATGGCTTGAGCTACTATGGTAAAGCTATCACCGCTGCCCGCAAAGGCAACGCTGCGGAAATGCTGAAAGCCCTCAAGAAGGCTATTGAGCTGAATGGCGATTTGCGTGCACGTGCTGCCAAAGACTTGGAATTCATCAATTACTTCAACTCTACTGAGTTTCAAGACGCTATTCGCTAA
- the lon gene encoding endopeptidase La produces MIRHMQADEGFEMLLLLNEEEEARLRKRPIPSPLPILAVRNTVLFPGVIIPVTVGREKSMQLIRQYEKQGAIIGVVAQKEENIEEPGSNDLFEIGTAAQILKKVNLPNGQVTIVLQGLGRFRVLEYVQDTPYFMAEVAPLPESEVNTHSDEAKALKENLLDAAQRVIQLHPELSEDAYATLSNIESFHFLVNFLSVQLQISLSEKQRLLEEDDIIHRGMALLEQLLKNIQLLELKNEIQKKVHSDLDKQQRDYYLRQQIKVLQHELGYEHEGALVEEFKEKAAQMKWSKEMAQHFDKEVNKLLRLAPGMPEYGIQVNYLELLLDLPWGRLSQDKIDLQYAKKILDQDHYGLEKVKERILEFLAVMKLKSSLQGPILCLYGPPGVGKTSLGKSIAKALGREYVRMSLGGLHDEAEIRGHRKTYIGAMPGKIIQLLRRAGTSNPVFVLDEIDKIGSDFRGDPASALLEVLDPEQNNAFVDNFLEVPFDLSKVLFIATANTLDTLHPALRDRMEIIELTGYTIDEKLEIAKQYLVPKQREANGLSGKQVRVQENALLTLIEEYTRESGVRQLERQVGSLMRKVAKAVAMEEEYPKLIKSKDVYQLLGKPPYHKELSEENLPHGVAIGLAWTPVGGDILYIESLLTRGKGKLTLSGRLGEVMKESASTAFTLLKSQAETLNIDYRLFEEYDLHIHVPEGAIPKDGPSAGITIFTSLASLYLKKPVRSNLAMTAEITLRGRVLPVGGIKEKLLAAQRAGIEEVILCEANQKDVEEIKSPLIKKLKITYVRTAQEVLKHALQL; encoded by the coding sequence ATGATAAGACATATGCAAGCAGACGAAGGATTTGAAATGCTTCTATTACTCAACGAAGAAGAAGAAGCACGCCTTCGTAAGCGCCCTATACCTTCCCCTCTTCCTATATTGGCTGTACGCAATACGGTTTTATTTCCCGGCGTCATTATTCCAGTGACGGTGGGGCGCGAAAAGTCCATGCAGCTCATTCGTCAATATGAGAAACAAGGCGCTATTATCGGCGTTGTGGCACAAAAGGAAGAGAACATCGAGGAGCCCGGAAGCAACGACCTTTTTGAAATAGGCACAGCTGCCCAGATTCTAAAAAAAGTGAACCTTCCCAACGGACAGGTAACCATTGTTCTGCAAGGGTTGGGGCGCTTTCGTGTTCTTGAGTATGTACAAGATACACCTTACTTCATGGCGGAGGTGGCTCCTTTGCCAGAATCGGAAGTCAATACCCACAGCGACGAAGCCAAAGCACTGAAGGAAAACTTGCTGGATGCTGCCCAACGCGTGATACAATTGCACCCAGAATTGTCGGAAGATGCCTATGCCACTCTTTCCAACATAGAAAGCTTTCATTTTTTGGTCAACTTTTTGTCAGTTCAATTGCAAATCAGCTTGTCCGAAAAGCAGCGTCTGCTTGAAGAAGACGACATCATTCACCGCGGCATGGCACTACTCGAGCAGTTGCTGAAAAACATTCAACTGCTGGAGCTGAAAAATGAAATTCAGAAGAAAGTACACAGCGACTTAGACAAGCAACAACGCGACTATTACCTGCGCCAACAAATTAAAGTGCTACAGCACGAGCTGGGCTATGAGCACGAGGGCGCCTTGGTGGAGGAGTTTAAAGAGAAAGCTGCTCAAATGAAGTGGTCCAAAGAGATGGCTCAGCACTTTGACAAAGAGGTAAATAAATTGTTGCGCTTAGCCCCCGGTATGCCCGAATATGGCATTCAAGTCAATTATTTAGAGTTGTTGCTTGACTTGCCTTGGGGACGCCTCTCGCAAGATAAAATCGACCTACAATACGCCAAGAAAATACTGGACCAAGACCATTACGGGTTGGAAAAAGTAAAAGAACGGATTTTAGAGTTTCTGGCAGTGATGAAACTCAAATCCTCGCTGCAAGGTCCTATCCTCTGCTTATATGGTCCTCCCGGGGTAGGCAAAACATCTCTGGGTAAGTCTATAGCCAAAGCCTTGGGGCGCGAATACGTGCGTATGTCGTTGGGGGGCTTACACGATGAAGCCGAAATACGAGGGCACCGCAAAACCTATATCGGTGCCATGCCCGGAAAAATCATACAATTGTTGCGACGCGCTGGCACTTCAAACCCTGTGTTTGTACTGGATGAAATAGACAAGATAGGAAGTGATTTCCGTGGTGACCCGGCATCTGCTCTGTTGGAAGTACTGGACCCCGAGCAAAACAATGCCTTTGTAGATAATTTTCTGGAGGTGCCTTTCGATTTATCGAAAGTGCTTTTTATAGCCACTGCCAACACCTTGGACACCTTGCATCCCGCCTTGCGCGACCGCATGGAAATCATAGAGCTGACGGGGTACACCATAGACGAAAAGCTGGAAATTGCCAAGCAGTATCTGGTTCCCAAGCAGAGGGAAGCCAACGGGCTTAGCGGCAAGCAAGTGCGTGTACAAGAGAATGCCCTGCTTACACTTATAGAAGAATATACGCGGGAGTCGGGTGTACGGCAATTGGAGCGTCAAGTCGGGAGTCTCATGCGCAAGGTAGCCAAAGCCGTGGCTATGGAAGAAGAATACCCCAAGCTTATTAAAAGCAAAGACGTGTACCAGTTGCTTGGCAAGCCTCCCTACCACAAAGAGCTAAGCGAAGAAAATCTACCTCATGGGGTAGCTATAGGCTTGGCATGGACACCCGTGGGCGGCGACATCCTTTATATTGAATCCCTACTGACTCGGGGCAAAGGGAAACTTACCTTATCGGGGCGCTTAGGCGAAGTCATGAAAGAATCGGCAAGCACCGCCTTTACCCTTTTAAAGTCGCAGGCAGAGACATTAAATATTGACTATCGCCTTTTCGAGGAATACGACCTGCATATACATGTCCCAGAAGGTGCTATACCCAAAGACGGACCTTCTGCCGGCATTACCATATTTACTTCTTTGGCATCGCTGTATCTTAAAAAGCCGGTACGCAGCAATTTGGCAATGACTGCTGAAATCACCCTGCGCGGCAGAGTGCTGCCGGTAGGTGGTATCAAAGAAAAACTACTGGCGGCTCAACGTGCCGGCATCGAAGAGGTAATTTTGTGCGAAGCCAATCAAAAAGATGTCGAAGAAATCAAATCGCCACTTATCAAAAAACTAAAAATAACCTATGTTCGCACCGCCCAAGAGGTGCTTAAGCATGCTTTGCAGCTTTAA
- a CDS encoding glycosyltransferase family 2 protein, with protein MQKRVAVVILNYNGRRWLEAFLPLVQERSPQADCWVIDNASSDGSLSWVQQHQPAVHCVALEKNYGFCEGYNRGIEALPKYYDFLVLLNSDACPAPDWLSPLLDFMDAHPQVAACQPKVMRYDPQAENPYTQEFEYAGAAGGFIDRYGYPFCRGRLFNTCEADHGQYDAPVPIAWASGACFCIRITDWQQAGGFDSLFFAHMEEIDLCLRLWAAGRTVYCVPASVVYHVGGGTLHKQSPRKTYLNFRNSLFLLYKHLPTPNKFWTIFLRLLADAPAACMLLLQTGDARHLWAVIRAHAAFYASRKKLKVSQSIVWQKITYPGSIVWNYFFQKKKRFQDLGWRLSLSEEQCSAPA; from the coding sequence GTGCAAAAACGAGTAGCAGTAGTCATATTGAACTACAACGGGCGTCGTTGGCTGGAGGCATTTCTGCCTTTGGTGCAAGAGCGCTCGCCTCAAGCTGACTGCTGGGTCATAGACAATGCCTCTTCCGATGGCAGTTTGTCATGGGTGCAACAGCATCAGCCGGCAGTCCATTGTGTGGCTTTAGAAAAAAACTACGGTTTTTGCGAAGGATACAATCGGGGCATTGAGGCTTTGCCCAAATATTATGATTTTTTGGTGTTGCTCAACTCAGATGCCTGCCCGGCACCCGACTGGTTAAGCCCTCTGCTTGATTTTATGGATGCCCATCCGCAGGTGGCTGCTTGTCAGCCCAAAGTGATGCGTTACGACCCGCAAGCAGAAAATCCTTATACACAGGAATTTGAATATGCGGGGGCTGCCGGCGGCTTCATCGACCGCTATGGCTATCCTTTTTGTCGGGGGCGTTTGTTCAATACCTGCGAAGCTGACCACGGACAATATGACGCGCCTGTACCTATTGCTTGGGCAAGTGGGGCTTGCTTTTGTATTCGCATCACTGACTGGCAACAAGCGGGCGGCTTCGACTCCCTCTTTTTTGCCCATATGGAAGAAATTGACCTCTGTTTACGCCTATGGGCAGCAGGACGGACGGTCTATTGTGTGCCCGCTTCGGTGGTTTATCATGTGGGAGGTGGTACCCTGCACAAACAAAGTCCTCGTAAAACCTACCTCAACTTCCGTAACAGCCTGTTTTTACTTTACAAGCACTTGCCTACTCCCAATAAATTCTGGACCATTTTTCTGCGTTTGTTAGCCGATGCGCCGGCAGCATGCATGTTGTTACTTCAAACCGGTGACGCTCGCCACCTGTGGGCAGTCATTAGAGCACATGCCGCTTTTTATGCCAGCAGAAAAAAGTTGAAAGTATCACAGTCCATAGTGTGGCAAAAAATCACTTACCCGGGCAGCATCGTATGGAATTACTTCTTTCAAAAGAAAAAACGCTTTCAAGATTTGGGTTGGCGTCTATCCCTCTCGGAAGAGCAATGCTCGGCGCCAGCGTAA
- a CDS encoding OmpA family protein, whose protein sequence is MSSFFLRFGAAFFMLSLLGGQGLAQIDKVKKESFVMKSDSVLARYKGSTFVFPYINKRTYYYNAKELENIRQAFRKREFEEAYKLLYRYVMNFGVENFYRDTDLLWQLGRLMELFDDIELAKSMYRIVLKHHRGPNVRQMELYYDSLTVNDKDYYVPLEYYYELVEYRKLIDTLRPPQGVLLNMGAWVNSLAPDYAPAISPSGDLLIFTSKRNKRKTAAGDELPNEDIFFCRKVEDYWTMAEEFKGLNTIYNEGSAHISKDGKTIYFSRCEAPDGYGSCDLYVASLQADSTWRVENLGPNVNSVAWDSHPSLSRNEDTLYFASDRIGGFGLSDIYFTYKRPDGSWAPAQNLGPTINTRRNEVSPFMHPVYDVLYFSSDGHLVNFGSFDIYKAYRVGGRWQEPINVGPLVNGAGSEYYFAIDPKAEYLYYARSETDDIDNLDLYSFPLPMEAQPEATTLFKGYVVDSETGNPFQGIVAVIDLDNGIEIAPKYLRPDGSYEFDLIKNNNYLVIITGEDFFRIQQRFYLEGDTTITLKATSLKFRKFQFASIEFEPSKAEILPEMEPDLNKVVLFLADNPTVRLRISGHTDSDGNEQFNLELSRRRAEAIRNYILQKGGFPPERIEAVGYGSSRPLVPEVTEEDKRRNRRVEFEIIN, encoded by the coding sequence ATGAGCAGTTTCTTTTTACGCTTTGGAGCGGCTTTTTTTATGCTTAGTCTATTGGGGGGACAGGGGCTTGCACAAATCGACAAAGTGAAGAAAGAGTCCTTTGTCATGAAGTCCGATAGTGTGCTGGCGCGCTACAAAGGAAGTACCTTTGTTTTCCCCTATATCAATAAGCGAACTTATTACTATAACGCGAAGGAATTGGAAAACATCCGGCAGGCTTTCCGCAAGCGCGAGTTCGAAGAGGCATATAAGCTTCTTTATCGCTATGTCATGAACTTTGGGGTAGAAAACTTTTACCGCGATACCGACCTGCTGTGGCAGTTGGGTAGGCTCATGGAGCTATTCGATGACATAGAGCTTGCCAAGAGCATGTATCGCATTGTATTGAAGCACCATCGTGGACCCAATGTGCGCCAAATGGAACTCTACTACGATTCGCTTACGGTCAACGATAAGGACTACTACGTGCCTTTAGAATACTACTATGAGTTGGTAGAGTACCGTAAGCTGATTGACACCTTGCGCCCCCCACAAGGTGTGCTGCTCAATATGGGCGCTTGGGTGAACTCATTGGCGCCGGATTATGCGCCTGCCATTAGCCCTTCGGGCGATTTGCTCATTTTTACTTCCAAGCGAAACAAACGGAAAACTGCTGCTGGCGATGAGCTACCCAACGAGGATATTTTCTTCTGTCGAAAGGTGGAGGATTATTGGACCATGGCGGAAGAATTCAAAGGTTTAAATACGATTTACAACGAAGGTTCGGCGCACATATCCAAAGACGGTAAGACCATTTACTTTTCGCGTTGTGAAGCCCCCGATGGCTATGGCAGCTGCGATTTGTATGTGGCGTCTCTGCAAGCCGACAGCACTTGGCGAGTGGAAAACTTGGGTCCTAATGTGAACAGTGTGGCTTGGGACTCACACCCCTCTTTGTCCCGTAACGAAGATACACTCTATTTCGCTTCTGACCGCATTGGTGGCTTTGGTCTCTCCGATATTTATTTTACCTACAAACGCCCAGATGGCAGCTGGGCACCGGCGCAGAATCTGGGACCTACCATCAATACCCGCCGCAATGAAGTGAGCCCTTTTATGCACCCTGTTTATGATGTGCTGTATTTCAGCTCCGATGGTCATTTAGTCAATTTTGGCAGCTTTGACATATACAAGGCTTATCGCGTAGGCGGGCGTTGGCAAGAGCCCATCAACGTAGGTCCTTTGGTAAATGGTGCTGGCAGTGAATACTACTTTGCCATAGACCCCAAGGCTGAGTATTTATACTATGCTCGTTCCGAAACCGACGACATCGATAACCTGGACCTCTACTCTTTTCCTTTACCTATGGAAGCGCAGCCCGAAGCCACCACTTTGTTTAAAGGTTATGTGGTGGACTCCGAAACAGGCAACCCCTTCCAAGGGATTGTAGCAGTCATAGACTTGGATAACGGCATTGAAATTGCTCCCAAATATCTACGTCCTGATGGTTCTTATGAGTTTGATTTGATAAAGAATAACAACTACTTAGTCATTATTACCGGTGAAGACTTCTTTCGCATACAGCAACGCTTCTATTTGGAAGGAGACACGACCATTACCCTGAAAGCTACCTCACTCAAATTCCGGAAGTTCCAGTTTGCTTCTATAGAGTTTGAGCCGAGCAAGGCGGAAATTTTGCCCGAGATGGAGCCCGATTTGAACAAGGTCGTTCTTTTCTTGGCAGACAACCCTACAGTGCGCTTGCGTATTTCCGGACATACCGACTCGGACGGTAACGAACAATTTAACCTCGAATTGTCGAGGCGGCGTGCCGAAGCTATTCGTAATTACATATTACAAAAGGGAGGTTTTCCGCCTGAACGCATAGAGGCAGTAGGTTATGGAAGCAGTCGCCCTTTGGTGCCAGAGGTAACCGAAGAAGACAAGCGCCGCAACCGACGGGTGGAGTTTGAAATCATCAATTAA
- a CDS encoding YfiR family protein, giving the protein MKASRASLLMLHLILFCLLAIPRGYGQSRTDIHYLYHSVFIYNFCKYIQWPEDNRLHIIGVLGDSPILQGLYRMARAKSSPYMRFIIRKYEDIEDIESNCHILFIPNTFALTPYRKAKLLQKIAGMPLLVLTENEEYIQEFSSINFIVKDSKLIFQINPQNIEKTGLKVSYQLLRLGIIVQNK; this is encoded by the coding sequence ATGAAAGCCTCTCGCGCCAGTTTATTGATGCTACATCTTATTTTATTTTGCTTGCTGGCAATTCCGCGTGGCTATGGTCAGAGTAGAACCGATATACACTATCTCTATCATTCTGTGTTTATTTACAACTTTTGTAAATACATACAGTGGCCCGAAGACAACCGTCTGCACATCATCGGGGTGCTTGGCGACTCTCCCATTCTGCAAGGACTTTACCGGATGGCACGTGCCAAAAGCTCGCCTTACATGCGCTTTATCATCCGTAAGTATGAAGACATAGAAGACATAGAAAGCAACTGCCATATTTTGTTTATTCCTAATACGTTTGCGCTCACTCCCTACCGCAAAGCAAAACTACTTCAAAAAATTGCCGGCATGCCTTTGTTGGTTCTCACCGAGAACGAGGAATATATCCAAGAGTTCAGCAGTATCAATTTTATTGTAAAAGACAGCAAGTTGATTTTTCAAATTAATCCGCAAAACATAGAAAAGACAGGATTAAAGGTCTCTTATCAGTTGTTGCGCTTAGGCATTATTGTTCAAAACAAATGA